In Xiphophorus couchianus chromosome 8, X_couchianus-1.0, whole genome shotgun sequence, the following proteins share a genomic window:
- the LOC114150253 gene encoding programmed cell death 1 ligand 1-like isoform X1 — MRGENRQYKTHTESAGTHFFTPSQFLDVFLRCCHKLLTSHLNCKELIREAASYSGNCFFYSLFMISMDLVIVVALVVLQVSLQPSLAALFTVEAEHTSYNSEYGGNVVMGCRFSSKPANSQNDLKVIWHWMDGSPDQEVIRLVGNLESSSSSKFKGRVKLLTDELKNSWAKIQISDLRITDSGTYQCLVQTTEGTDYKTIALSVGAPYHSVSKQIERTAEGDKVVLTCQSEGYPQSPVVWQDGHLQSYSSNTTTTTTPDGLIKVVSQIEVSSSEKTKYTCNFTKDHSSATFHIPDDIPLRQGENDILIVVLCVGLVLTAIGLGVVIYRRRKDIRTPRTHSCLAGDVESMSAAACLQKDKGNEVEEIVVSEGKGCQ; from the exons ATGCGGGGGGAAAACAGACAGTATAAAACGCACACTGAGTCAGCTGGGACTCATTTCTTCACGCCTTCACAGTTCCTGGACGTTTTTTTACGCTGTTGTCACAAACTACTGACGTCGCACCTCAACTGCAAAGAGCTGATTAGGGAGGCTGCCAGTTACAGTGGAAACTGCTTCTTCTACTCGTTGTTTATG ATTTCAATGGACTTGGTCATTGTTGTAGCTCTTGTAGTTCTGCAAGTGTCCCTGCAGCCATCTCTTGCAG CCTTGTTTACAGTGGAGGCAGAGCACACTTCATATAATTCTGAGTATGGAGGAAATGTTGTGATGGgctgcaggttttcttccaaacCAGCAAATTCTCAAAATGACCTCAAGGTTATCTGGCATTGGATGGACGGCAGTCCAGATCAGGAAGTGATACGGCTAGTAGGCAACTTGGAGAGCTCTTCTTCTTCAAAGTTCAAGGGTCGAGTGAAGCTTCTCACTGATGAACTGAAAAATAGCTGGGCAAAGATACag ATTTCAGATCTCAGGATCACTGACTCTGGGACGTATCAGTGTTTGGTTCAAACAACAGAAGGGACTGATTATAAAACTATAGCTTTGTCAGTTGGAG CACCATATCACTCAGTCTCAAAACAGATTGAGAGGACAGCAGAGGGGGATAAAGTGGTGTTAACCTGCCAGTCTGAGGGATACCCTCAGTCTCCTGTTGTGTGGCAGGATGGGCATCTGCAGAGTTACAGTTCCAACACCACAACTACAACAACGCCAGACGGTCTCATTAAAGTCGTCAGTCAGATTGAAGTCAGctcttcagagaaaacaaaatacacatgTAACTTTACAAAAGACCACTCGTCTGCAACATTTCACATTCCAG ATGACATACCACTCCGTCAAGGAGAAAATGACATCCTCATCGTTGTTTTGTGTGTAGGATTAGTATTGACTGCCATTGGTCTTGGAGTGGTCATTTACCGACGCCGAAAAG ATATCAGAACTCCCAGGACCCATAGCTGCCTGGCTGGTGATGTGGAGTCCATGTCTGCAGCTGCCT GCCTACAGAAAGACAAAGGAAACGAAGTTGAGGAAATAGTTGTTAGTGAAG GGAAGGGATGTCAGTGA
- the LOC114150253 gene encoding programmed cell death 1 ligand 1-like isoform X2 translates to MKIQKADCINLQISMDLVIVVALVVLQVSLQPSLAALFTVEAEHTSYNSEYGGNVVMGCRFSSKPANSQNDLKVIWHWMDGSPDQEVIRLVGNLESSSSSKFKGRVKLLTDELKNSWAKIQISDLRITDSGTYQCLVQTTEGTDYKTIALSVGAPYHSVSKQIERTAEGDKVVLTCQSEGYPQSPVVWQDGHLQSYSSNTTTTTTPDGLIKVVSQIEVSSSEKTKYTCNFTKDHSSATFHIPDDIPLRQGENDILIVVLCVGLVLTAIGLGVVIYRRRKDIRTPRTHSCLAGDVESMSAAACLQKDKGNEVEEIVVSEGKGCQ, encoded by the exons ATGAAAATACAAAAGGCTGATTGTATCAATCTGCAG ATTTCAATGGACTTGGTCATTGTTGTAGCTCTTGTAGTTCTGCAAGTGTCCCTGCAGCCATCTCTTGCAG CCTTGTTTACAGTGGAGGCAGAGCACACTTCATATAATTCTGAGTATGGAGGAAATGTTGTGATGGgctgcaggttttcttccaaacCAGCAAATTCTCAAAATGACCTCAAGGTTATCTGGCATTGGATGGACGGCAGTCCAGATCAGGAAGTGATACGGCTAGTAGGCAACTTGGAGAGCTCTTCTTCTTCAAAGTTCAAGGGTCGAGTGAAGCTTCTCACTGATGAACTGAAAAATAGCTGGGCAAAGATACag ATTTCAGATCTCAGGATCACTGACTCTGGGACGTATCAGTGTTTGGTTCAAACAACAGAAGGGACTGATTATAAAACTATAGCTTTGTCAGTTGGAG CACCATATCACTCAGTCTCAAAACAGATTGAGAGGACAGCAGAGGGGGATAAAGTGGTGTTAACCTGCCAGTCTGAGGGATACCCTCAGTCTCCTGTTGTGTGGCAGGATGGGCATCTGCAGAGTTACAGTTCCAACACCACAACTACAACAACGCCAGACGGTCTCATTAAAGTCGTCAGTCAGATTGAAGTCAGctcttcagagaaaacaaaatacacatgTAACTTTACAAAAGACCACTCGTCTGCAACATTTCACATTCCAG ATGACATACCACTCCGTCAAGGAGAAAATGACATCCTCATCGTTGTTTTGTGTGTAGGATTAGTATTGACTGCCATTGGTCTTGGAGTGGTCATTTACCGACGCCGAAAAG ATATCAGAACTCCCAGGACCCATAGCTGCCTGGCTGGTGATGTGGAGTCCATGTCTGCAGCTGCCT GCCTACAGAAAGACAAAGGAAACGAAGTTGAGGAAATAGTTGTTAGTGAAG GGAAGGGATGTCAGTGA